GTCGAAACTTTACgtgttattactactagtatgattattgttattactcTTAGGATGCAAAATCGAACCAGTTGGCGCCTAGATAGGGGTTTTAATCGTATTAGCGAGTTGCCAAAATGGTAATCGTGTTTTTGGATGATGCGCGACGGCTCATTTTCCGACGTTTATCTTGCAGTTCGAGTACTTATGCAACCCTCTAATGAATATCGAATATGCCACTTGGTTGTTGTCTTGCTCCCAGTGAAATTCCGTTAATCTGAGGTGCCATGGTGGGAAACCTTGTAAATCTAGTGAAGGTCCGAAGTAGAGTAGTAAATCCGGTTCAGGTCCAACTAGTTGGGTTAATTCCTTATCCATTAGTCTCATTGTAATATCTTCTGCCTTTAATTCTTTAGATTTTGTCAATTCCGCCATTGTCTTTGTTAAATCAACAATAGTTTGCCTACCGTCTCTATTGCTtaacaaagaaatttctAGCGAAACCTTGTCGCTGTCATCATTACTGAAATAAACCTTATTCTTGTGTGGGATCCTTAGGGCAAATTTGGGCACATTAGAAGGTCCAAAATATTTACTCAGTTTCGCTCTAATCTCTTCCCTGAATTCAAGCacatttttctttaaaatccCATCAAAATCATAAAGTATTAAATGTTTGATACCTGCTGAAACCGTCCAACATACAACTTCGCTACCGTCATTCATCAACCCTTtggcaccaccaccaactgATCCGGCTGATTTCATCTCTAATATGGCAGCTAGTCTATGTGGGATTTTGTCCAATTTGGTAACATCTTGTCTAATCAGCTGTGGTGTGTTAGATGGATTGTAAATCACATTCCAAACCCTTAACTTCATCGCATTGTACTCATATTGTAGGTATCGAAATGATCCAAACACTAAGTACATCCCCACCAGTAAGATTTTACAGATAAAATATTGAATTCTACCCATTTCCTGATTCCAAAAGGCGTTATTTTTAGGCGTCTTGATATtttgatcttcatcaaacGCTACTGAATGGGCAACTGCTTGGAGGGCCTTTAATCTAGAGGGACCTTTCAACACACTTGCCTCTGGTGGCGGTACTCTATTATTCGATACATCCACATCCTCCCCTCCTAGGAGGCGTGCGTTTTCTGCAATTTTCTCTGAACTCATGAAAAACTCTATACTTCCTGGTAAGTATTTGGTATCTTCTGTAATCGTGGCGATATCGAGTCTCACGTAGTATATAACTCCCTTTCCTAGCCGCTTGAGAAAGTGACAAGTAATCGTATAGAACGTTGTACCCGCCAAGCTTTCACGGATGTTTTGGAAAAAGGTTACTTCGTGTTCGGTGACAATAATACAGCTAActtaaaagaaaatatcGTTACTACGTTAATTATAACTACTATAGTCAGAAATAAATGATCGTTAATGTCCCGCTTGATCTGTTGAGTTTGTATGACTCTCCATGAGATGAGCCATGTACTCATTGATGCTCGACATGTTTTTATCGATGCTTCTATGAGAAGAAGGCCCGCCTTCtgtatcttcttcatcgcTTGAGTCGCTTGGTATTGAAGGTGGTCCTCTTTTATAAGTATTTAGACCCAATCCGTTACCCAAATCGACATAATTCTGTGATAAATCATTAAATTCTGTATGTGGTGATTCATTGGTAACTGTTGCCTCTTGCTTGGTATTCATTATCGTTGACGCATGTTCATTCATGTGTACAGGTTCCGGAATGTGCATATGCTCA
The genomic region above belongs to Zygosaccharomyces rouxii strain CBS732 chromosome F complete sequence and contains:
- the NUS1 gene encoding ditrans,polycis-polyprenyl diphosphate synthase (similar to uniprot|Q12063 Saccharomyces cerevisiae YDL193W NUS1) — encoded protein: MSSEKIAENARLLGGEDVDVSNNRVPPPEASVLKGPSRLKALQAVAHSVAFDEDQNIKTPKNNAFWNQEMGRIQYFICKILLVGMYLVFGSFRYLQYEYNAMKLRVWNVIYNPSNTPQLIRQDVTKLDKIPHRLAAILEMKSAGSVGGGAKGLMNDGSEVVCWTVSAGIKHLILYDFDGILKKNVLEFREEIRAKLSKYFGPSNVPKFALRIPHKNKVYFSNDDSDKVSLEISLLSNRDGRQTIVDLTKTMAELTKSKELKAEDITMRLMDKELTQLVGPEPDLLLYFGPSLDLQGFPPWHLRLTEFHWEQDNNQVAYSIFIRGLHKYSNCKINVGK